Proteins found in one Lutimonas zeaxanthinifaciens genomic segment:
- a CDS encoding peptidylprolyl isomerase codes for MAVLSKIRERSLFLIIIIALALFSFVLSGLFDGNLFNKTASSIGEVNGEPISREEFAQQVELYRNRSNGRSTNMQNVNNAWNSLVSEKIYQTQLEKSGVVVGEKDVWDAMVTQISAQNSPQFANEAGIFDPEKLKEYIATLQDNSEEDANGAAAWRGWINYEKSIKKNLEQNTYNALIRAGLGSTLSEGEREYFMQNTSVDVDYVYVPFSSIPDSLVTVTADDMKSYIKANRKAYTVEESRDIEFVQFKIEATQEDENEIEAELLNMIEDREEYSSAAKTNVTVQGFRSAEDMVEFNAENESDTPYDPTFYNKSGLSKIVADSIFDLAVGEVYGPYKDDGMFKLSKVVEVKQLPDSVKASHILIPFVGTATADPSVTQTEEEAKKIADSVLTVVKGNNSKFEELAKEMSVDKVSGAKGGDLGWFVYRTMIPEFRDYTFENAVGDMGVVKSQFGFHVIRIDGQKNKQKNVKVATFSRRIDPSEKTENDIFEQAETFASDLISGSEMKELAAAQNLQVQPVLRLEVFDDNIGQLGSQRQIVRWTFEEGTEVGDIKRFDLENGYAVVRLSSKNKAGLSGKGKNVRSIVLNQKKAELIKERSTGSTLEELAEQNKVTKRSSMAVSNSSPVFAGVGRFVDIAGVVTGLEENELTKNIVGKNGVAFAVVTKKTLPTELQNYNSNKKNIERTLSGRSLMIFDALKENSDIVDNRAVFY; via the coding sequence ATGGCTGTATTATCGAAAATTAGAGAGAGATCATTATTTTTAATCATAATTATTGCGCTTGCTTTATTTTCATTTGTTTTAAGTGGATTATTCGACGGAAACTTGTTCAATAAAACCGCTAGCAGCATAGGAGAGGTAAATGGTGAACCTATTTCAAGAGAAGAGTTTGCCCAGCAGGTTGAACTTTACAGAAACAGATCAAACGGAAGATCGACAAACATGCAAAATGTCAATAATGCATGGAACTCTCTTGTTAGCGAAAAAATATATCAGACACAATTAGAAAAATCCGGAGTTGTTGTTGGGGAAAAAGACGTTTGGGATGCAATGGTAACTCAAATTTCAGCTCAAAACAGTCCTCAGTTTGCCAATGAAGCAGGAATTTTTGATCCTGAAAAATTAAAAGAATACATTGCAACTTTACAGGATAATTCAGAAGAAGACGCCAACGGTGCAGCTGCCTGGAGAGGTTGGATCAACTACGAAAAAAGCATCAAGAAAAACCTTGAACAAAATACCTACAATGCCCTGATCAGAGCTGGTTTGGGAAGCACTTTGAGTGAAGGTGAACGAGAATACTTCATGCAAAATACAAGTGTTGACGTGGATTATGTATATGTTCCTTTTTCAAGTATCCCTGACAGCCTTGTGACAGTTACCGCTGATGACATGAAGTCATATATAAAGGCAAATCGAAAAGCATATACAGTTGAGGAATCGAGAGATATTGAATTCGTTCAGTTTAAAATTGAAGCGACTCAGGAGGATGAGAATGAAATTGAGGCAGAATTATTGAACATGATCGAGGATCGTGAAGAGTACAGTTCAGCTGCAAAAACCAATGTAACCGTTCAAGGATTCAGAAGTGCCGAAGATATGGTAGAATTTAACGCTGAAAATGAGTCAGATACGCCTTATGACCCAACATTTTATAACAAATCCGGATTGAGCAAGATTGTTGCTGATTCTATTTTCGATCTTGCGGTTGGAGAGGTATACGGACCTTATAAGGACGATGGCATGTTCAAGTTATCCAAGGTTGTGGAGGTAAAACAGCTTCCAGACTCAGTTAAGGCAAGTCATATCCTTATTCCTTTTGTAGGAACAGCGACAGCTGACCCTTCAGTAACTCAGACTGAGGAAGAAGCTAAAAAAATAGCAGATAGTGTTCTCACTGTTGTAAAGGGTAACAATTCTAAGTTTGAGGAACTTGCCAAAGAAATGTCAGTTGATAAAGTAAGTGGTGCCAAAGGTGGTGATTTAGGATGGTTTGTTTACAGAACCATGATTCCGGAATTCAGAGATTATACTTTTGAAAATGCAGTGGGAGACATGGGGGTTGTTAAATCACAGTTTGGATTTCATGTTATTAGAATCGATGGACAGAAAAACAAGCAGAAAAATGTAAAAGTTGCCACTTTCTCAAGAAGAATCGATCCGTCTGAAAAAACTGAAAATGATATTTTCGAACAAGCAGAAACCTTTGCTTCCGACCTGATCTCAGGAAGTGAAATGAAAGAATTGGCAGCCGCGCAGAACCTTCAGGTACAACCCGTGCTAAGGCTTGAGGTTTTTGATGACAATATTGGCCAGCTCGGTTCACAAAGACAAATCGTACGATGGACTTTCGAAGAGGGAACTGAAGTAGGCGATATTAAACGTTTTGATCTTGAAAACGGATATGCCGTTGTCAGGTTATCATCAAAAAACAAAGCCGGCCTTTCTGGAAAAGGAAAAAATGTGAGGAGCATTGTGTTAAACCAAAAGAAGGCAGAACTGATCAAGGAAAGATCAACTGGATCTACACTTGAAGAACTTGCTGAGCAAAACAAAGTGACCAAAAGAAGCAGCATGGCTGTATCAAACAGCAGTCCCGTATTCGCCGGAGTAGGAAGATTTGTTGATATTGCAGGTGTTGTGACAGGTTTGGAGGAAAATGAACTTACCAAAAATATAGTTGGTAAAAATGGAGTGGCATTTGCTGTCGTAACCAAAAAAACCTTGCCAACTGAACTTCAAAATTATAATAGCAATAAAAAGAATATTGAAAGAACTCTTAGTGGAAGAAGCCTGATGATTTTTGATGCATTAAAAGAGAATTCTGACATAGTGGATAACCGTGCTGTTTTTTATTAG
- a CDS encoding hemolysin family protein, with the protein MILKFLIILSSVLLSAFFSGMEIAFVSSNKMHLELEKKKDTLLAKILRNLTQKPSKFITSMLVGNNIALVIYGYFMGDILMNFFKDGIQNEFLLLLTQTSISTIIILITAEFLPKAVFRIYANESMKIFAFPAYVFYLLFYIISRFITAISDFFLRILFNVREDQVQLAFTKAELGHYIDEQLETAEDEIDSEIQIFQNALDFHNVKAREAMIPRTEIIAVEVHDSPKNLKQLFIETGLSKIMVYNNSLDDIIGYAHFFDLFKKPKNIRSILLPIEIVPETMMIHDILNDLIMKSKSVAIVLDEYGGTSGLITIEDIIEELFGDIEDEHDTISLLEEKINDREYKFSTRLEVDYINEVYSLDLTEDSNYETLGGLIVNHTENIPSTGEIIEIENYQFTILKVSASKIEEVYLKVLFQDT; encoded by the coding sequence ATGATCCTTAAATTTCTCATCATATTGAGTTCTGTGCTCTTGTCAGCCTTTTTTTCAGGCATGGAGATCGCCTTTGTTTCCTCAAATAAAATGCATCTCGAACTTGAAAAGAAAAAAGACACTCTTCTGGCAAAAATATTGAGAAATCTTACCCAGAAACCCTCCAAGTTTATCACTTCAATGCTGGTTGGAAACAATATTGCATTGGTTATCTACGGCTATTTTATGGGGGATATCCTGATGAATTTTTTTAAGGATGGAATTCAAAATGAATTTTTGCTTCTGCTTACCCAAACCTCGATTTCAACAATTATTATTCTGATAACGGCTGAGTTCCTTCCTAAAGCTGTTTTCCGGATCTATGCCAATGAATCCATGAAGATATTTGCCTTTCCTGCATATGTATTCTATTTACTTTTTTATATCATATCAAGATTCATAACAGCAATTTCGGATTTTTTCCTTCGGATATTATTCAATGTCAGGGAGGATCAGGTTCAGCTCGCCTTCACAAAAGCAGAGTTGGGCCATTATATAGATGAACAGCTGGAGACGGCTGAAGATGAAATTGACTCTGAAATTCAAATATTTCAGAATGCGCTGGACTTTCACAATGTAAAAGCAAGAGAAGCCATGATCCCCAGAACCGAAATTATAGCGGTTGAAGTGCACGATTCTCCCAAAAACCTCAAGCAATTATTCATTGAAACGGGATTATCAAAAATTATGGTATATAATAACTCCCTTGATGATATTATTGGATATGCCCACTTTTTTGATCTTTTCAAAAAACCAAAAAATATCAGGTCCATCCTGCTGCCCATAGAGATTGTTCCTGAAACCATGATGATCCATGATATTTTAAATGACCTTATCATGAAGAGCAAAAGTGTGGCAATCGTACTTGACGAATATGGCGGAACCTCCGGGCTGATAACCATCGAGGATATTATTGAAGAATTATTCGGCGATATCGAGGATGAGCACGATACAATTTCCTTATTGGAAGAAAAAATTAACGACCGGGAATACAAATTCTCCACAAGACTCGAAGTAGACTATATCAATGAGGTTTACAGTCTGGATCTAACGGAGGACAGTAATTACGAAACCCTGGGCGGACTCATTGTCAACCATACTGAAAACATCCCCTCGACCGGAGAAATCATCGAAATTGAAAACTATCAATTCACAATCCTTAAGGTCAGCGCCTCAAAAATTGAAGAGGTTTATTTAAAAGTTTTATTTCAAGATACATAG
- the lptC gene encoding LPS export ABC transporter periplasmic protein LptC yields MLIVAMFFSCGNDIKEVQDFLAEKNLPIGAARNVYLVHTDSGKVKTILTAPVMHDFSNRESHPYTLFPEGIRIISFDAKGDSVILTAGYSITFNNTNISEVKDSVSIVNRAENTKLFTSQLFWDSNEHYIYTEKDFTLITQLDTIHGKGFESNEDLSKVNMKSIKGSVYVNE; encoded by the coding sequence ATGCTTATAGTAGCAATGTTTTTTTCTTGTGGTAACGATATTAAAGAAGTACAGGATTTTCTTGCTGAAAAAAACCTTCCCATTGGAGCGGCCAGGAACGTCTATCTGGTCCATACCGACTCAGGAAAAGTCAAAACCATATTAACGGCACCTGTAATGCATGATTTTTCTAACCGGGAGAGTCATCCCTATACCCTTTTCCCAGAGGGTATCCGAATCATCAGCTTTGATGCAAAAGGGGACTCAGTGATCTTAACCGCCGGCTATTCCATAACCTTTAACAACACAAACATCTCTGAGGTGAAAGACAGCGTTTCTATTGTTAACCGCGCAGAAAACACAAAATTATTTACCAGTCAGCTTTTCTGGGATTCAAATGAACATTATATTTATACTGAAAAAGATTTTACCCTAATAACACAACTTGATACGATCCATGGCAAGGGGTTTGAATCGAATGAAGACCTGAGCAAGGTAAATATGAAGTCTATCAAGGGAAGTGTCTATGTCAACGAATAA
- a CDS encoding tetratricopeptide repeat protein, translating into MKLVKTVMMVMAVFLIGGTAVMHAQDKYGNEPDKCKTNLSLFHEAVKMKNYEAAYEPWKWCVENCPQASKIIYSDGIKMTEAFYDENAGLIKVEKGQKITTNDHIFKVDKQYFDVANANKEVLPEKAREVIYVYEMRVKHFPDNLGKVYSDWANFLFKRGVIEYLENGDEIFDKLGKSFKADPTGMSVKNIGKYFQTLTDLNKDTDPQFVFDTYDDIMEAIGTKMEGYSKDLDALNAKETSGKPLTSKEKNKKRAREVNLRALGQVEGYLDNTLSEVATCERLIPLYKDNFEKNKGNVSWLKRAVSRLNQKECTDNPLYPQMVEAYVNAAPSSDAYVFYAGILMDSGDSNKAIEYFNKAIDLETDNYKKAKYYYRVALIMKKKGSRSESRKYARLAIKERPSMGSAYLLISNLYAASANTCGTDEISKRMVYVAAADKAREAKAADPGITSMANKYIKSYMASAPSKKLVFTEGLESGTSHKIGCWINETARIP; encoded by the coding sequence ATGAAATTAGTAAAGACGGTAATGATGGTAATGGCTGTTTTCCTTATTGGAGGAACTGCTGTTATGCATGCACAAGACAAGTATGGTAATGAACCAGACAAATGTAAAACGAATCTATCTCTTTTTCATGAAGCTGTGAAAATGAAAAACTACGAGGCTGCCTATGAGCCTTGGAAATGGTGTGTGGAGAATTGTCCTCAGGCCTCAAAAATCATTTACAGTGACGGTATAAAAATGACCGAGGCGTTCTATGATGAAAACGCAGGTTTGATTAAAGTTGAGAAGGGGCAGAAAATTACCACAAATGATCATATCTTTAAAGTGGATAAGCAATATTTTGATGTTGCCAATGCGAACAAAGAGGTGTTACCTGAGAAAGCAAGAGAGGTAATCTATGTCTATGAAATGAGAGTAAAACATTTTCCTGATAACTTAGGGAAAGTTTACAGCGACTGGGCAAACTTTTTGTTTAAAAGAGGTGTCATCGAATATTTAGAGAATGGGGATGAGATATTTGACAAACTTGGAAAGTCTTTCAAAGCTGACCCAACAGGGATGAGTGTAAAAAATATAGGTAAATACTTCCAGACACTAACGGATCTGAATAAGGATACAGACCCTCAATTTGTTTTTGATACCTATGATGACATTATGGAAGCCATTGGTACAAAAATGGAAGGTTACTCAAAGGACCTCGACGCTTTGAATGCAAAAGAAACAAGTGGTAAGCCTTTAACAAGTAAGGAGAAAAATAAAAAGAGGGCGAGAGAAGTTAATCTTAGAGCCTTGGGTCAGGTTGAAGGATACCTTGATAATACACTTAGCGAGGTTGCTACCTGCGAGCGACTTATTCCTCTCTATAAAGATAATTTCGAAAAAAATAAAGGAAATGTTAGCTGGTTAAAAAGAGCAGTTTCGCGTTTGAACCAAAAAGAATGTACTGACAATCCTCTTTATCCTCAAATGGTTGAGGCCTACGTAAATGCTGCACCATCATCAGATGCTTATGTTTTCTATGCCGGAATCCTAATGGATAGTGGAGACAGTAACAAAGCCATTGAATATTTTAACAAGGCAATTGATCTTGAAACTGATAATTACAAAAAAGCAAAATATTACTATAGAGTTGCTTTGATCATGAAGAAAAAAGGATCGAGGTCCGAATCGAGAAAATATGCGCGTTTAGCGATCAAGGAAAGACCGAGTATGGGAAGTGCCTACTTGTTGATATCCAACTTATACGCAGCCAGTGCAAATACTTGTGGTACTGATGAAATTTCCAAAAGAATGGTTTATGTAGCTGCGGCAGACAAGGCGAGAGAGGCTAAAGCTGCTGACCCTGGAATTACGTCCATGGCGAACAAATACATCAAGAGTTACATGGCAAGTGCGCCTTCAAAAAAACTCGTGTTTACCGAAGGTCTTGAATCAGGTACATCACATAAAATAGGATGCTGGATCAATGAAACAGCAAGGATACCATAA
- a CDS encoding type III pantothenate kinase: MNLVIDIGNTQIKVAVFEDTILLYKDQFPAEQIVSKIISLTEQYDIQRSIVSHVSSIAPMLWKELEGLLKPLKLNHDTLVPFENKYLTPKTLGVDRIALMAGAVNQFPKTNVLVIDAGSCITFDFLNEYGSYFGGDISPGILMRYKAVNHFTANLPLLEKTEHIPDNGNSTENAIHRGVLNGVIQEIEGVISQYRTNYQKLTVVLTGGDTIFLAKNIKSSIFAIPNFLLEGLNSILIHNIDE, encoded by the coding sequence ATGAATTTAGTAATTGATATTGGCAATACGCAAATCAAAGTTGCTGTATTTGAGGATACTATTCTGCTTTACAAAGATCAGTTTCCTGCGGAACAGATTGTTTCAAAAATAATTTCATTAACAGAACAGTATGATATTCAAAGATCTATCGTGTCTCACGTATCGAGTATTGCTCCTATGCTTTGGAAGGAGCTAGAAGGTCTATTAAAGCCTTTGAAACTAAATCATGACACGCTGGTTCCCTTTGAAAATAAATATCTAACTCCAAAGACCCTTGGTGTTGATCGCATCGCATTGATGGCAGGTGCCGTAAACCAGTTCCCTAAAACCAATGTACTGGTCATTGATGCCGGATCATGCATTACATTTGATTTCCTAAATGAATATGGTTCTTATTTTGGAGGAGACATTTCTCCTGGAATTTTAATGCGCTATAAGGCCGTGAATCATTTTACGGCTAACCTTCCTTTACTGGAAAAAACGGAACACATTCCCGACAATGGAAATTCTACTGAAAATGCGATTCACAGGGGAGTGTTAAATGGTGTAATTCAGGAAATTGAGGGAGTGATCAGCCAATATAGGACCAATTATCAAAAATTAACAGTTGTTTTAACAGGAGGGGACACAATTTTCTTGGCAAAAAACATAAAAAGTAGCATATTTGCCATTCCAAATTTTTTATTGGAGGGATTGAATAGTATTTTGATACATAATATAGACGAATGA
- a CDS encoding glycosyltransferase, protein MKERSDLLYLRRRGISWKNVVKLKKTITNKEYEVVIARGIESVLLLSFIGKPNIKIIFFLTGLGRLFDESIPFKGIIRFCYRKVFKLLVFLKNADVVLQNEEDKKDLGLKNCHIMNGSGIKLEKTLDKSLSDKKVKILTASRLTKSKGIEEIFHFCEHVKNNPSMEYFILGDYIDLGLKEQRKIREFNKFDNIHFKGFESNTRVYFEECHVAYFPTNYREGSPRFLIESLKFGLVIFTNKMPGCSKTISNKNGYFFSSIENMIEIIEHLKYNENEFKSLSNRAKELFKQVYTEDVVYEGLINFIDRN, encoded by the coding sequence ATGAAGGAAAGATCAGACTTACTCTACCTTAGGCGTCGAGGAATTTCTTGGAAAAATGTTGTCAAACTAAAAAAAACGATCACGAATAAAGAGTACGAAGTAGTTATAGCTAGAGGAATCGAAAGCGTATTGTTATTATCCTTTATTGGAAAGCCTAATATTAAAATTATATTCTTTTTAACCGGATTAGGAAGACTTTTTGATGAAAGTATACCTTTTAAAGGAATTATCAGATTTTGTTACAGGAAAGTGTTCAAATTATTAGTTTTTCTTAAAAATGCGGATGTGGTTCTTCAAAATGAAGAAGACAAAAAAGATCTTGGACTTAAAAATTGTCATATAATGAATGGCTCAGGGATTAAACTTGAAAAAACCTTGGATAAATCATTAAGCGACAAAAAAGTTAAAATTTTGACGGCTAGCCGGCTCACTAAATCTAAGGGGATAGAAGAAATTTTTCACTTCTGTGAGCATGTAAAAAACAATCCCAGTATGGAATATTTTATTCTCGGAGATTATATTGATCTAGGGTTAAAAGAACAAAGAAAGATTCGTGAATTTAACAAATTTGACAACATACATTTTAAAGGATTTGAATCTAATACTAGAGTATATTTTGAAGAGTGTCATGTAGCTTATTTTCCTACAAATTATAGAGAAGGCTCTCCCAGATTTTTAATCGAATCATTAAAGTTCGGATTAGTAATTTTCACTAATAAAATGCCTGGATGTTCAAAAACAATTTCAAATAAAAATGGGTATTTTTTTAGCTCAATTGAAAATATGATTGAGATTATTGAGCATTTGAAATATAATGAAAATGAATTTAAATCTCTCAGTAATAGGGCTAAAGAATTGTTTAAACAAGTTTACACCGAAGATGTTGTTTATGAAGGATTAATAAATTTTATTGATCGTAATTAA